The Paenibacillus sp. RUD330 genome has a segment encoding these proteins:
- a CDS encoding UDP-glucose/GDP-mannose dehydrogenase family protein: MKITVVGTGYVGLVSGVCYAELGHSVICVDKDPLKIATLQNGDIPIYEPGLQELSVRNAELGRLSFTSSLDAGVKGADLIVIAVGTPPLPGGEANLAYIELAAKEIADAMEGYPVVAIKSTVPVGTNEKVRDLIRSRTECPFDSVSLPEFLREGSAVPDTMHPDRIVVGTDSPRAEALLRELHGGLGGAFVVTDIRSAEMIKYASNAFLATKISFINEIANICEKVGADVTRVAEGMGYDKRIGSSFLKAGIGYGGSCFPKDTQALIQIAGHFDYEFKLLRSVVEVNQDQRFNIVRKLEAIFGDLEGRTIAVWGLAFKPETDDVREAPAQEIIGELLDRGVQVRAYDPIAMDNFRSHFGGGAGRVEWCSGALEAAAGADAVCLLTEWEEFVSIDLAELRAMLRQPVLIDGRNAFREQDLAGTDFVYYSVGRPGMTRGVKDPVPELSY; the protein is encoded by the coding sequence ATGAAGATTACGGTAGTAGGGACAGGATATGTCGGGCTGGTGTCGGGGGTCTGCTATGCGGAGCTCGGGCATTCCGTCATTTGCGTGGACAAGGATCCTCTGAAAATCGCCACTTTGCAAAACGGAGATATTCCCATCTATGAGCCGGGGCTTCAGGAGCTGTCCGTCCGCAACGCGGAGCTTGGCCGGCTGAGCTTCACCTCCAGCCTGGATGCGGGAGTCAAAGGCGCCGACCTCATCGTCATCGCTGTCGGAACGCCGCCGCTGCCGGGAGGCGAAGCGAACCTCGCCTACATCGAGCTGGCTGCCAAGGAGATCGCCGACGCGATGGAAGGCTACCCCGTCGTGGCCATCAAAAGCACAGTGCCCGTCGGGACGAATGAAAAGGTTCGGGACCTGATCCGCAGCCGCACCGAATGCCCGTTCGACAGCGTCTCGCTGCCGGAGTTCCTGCGCGAGGGCTCCGCCGTTCCGGATACGATGCATCCGGACCGGATCGTCGTCGGTACGGATTCCCCGCGTGCGGAAGCTCTGCTGCGGGAGCTGCACGGCGGACTCGGGGGCGCTTTTGTCGTGACGGACATCCGCAGCGCCGAAATGATCAAGTACGCCTCCAATGCGTTTCTGGCGACCAAGATCTCCTTCATCAACGAGATTGCGAACATCTGCGAGAAAGTCGGAGCGGATGTGACGAGAGTCGCCGAAGGCATGGGCTACGACAAGCGGATCGGCTCCTCGTTCCTGAAGGCGGGAATCGGCTACGGAGGCTCCTGCTTCCCCAAGGACACGCAGGCGCTGATCCAGATCGCAGGGCATTTCGACTACGAGTTCAAGCTGCTGCGTTCCGTCGTCGAGGTGAACCAGGACCAGCGCTTCAATATCGTGCGCAAGCTCGAAGCGATCTTCGGCGACCTGGAAGGACGGACGATCGCGGTATGGGGGCTTGCGTTCAAGCCTGAAACCGATGACGTGAGGGAAGCTCCTGCCCAGGAAATCATCGGGGAGCTGCTGGATCGGGGAGTCCAGGTCCGGGCCTACGATCCCATCGCGATGGACAACTTCCGCAGCCACTTCGGCGGCGGAGCGGGAAGGGTGGAGTGGTGCTCCGGCGCGCTGGAAGCCGCCGCTGGAGCCGATGCGGTCTGCCTGCTCACGGAATGGGAGGAGTTCGTCTCCATCGACCTTGCCGAGCTTCGCGCGATGCTCCGCCAGCCGGTGCTGATCGACGGCCGCAATGCTTTCCGCGAGCAGGATCTCGCAGGCACGGACTTCGTGTACTACTCGGTCGGACGCCCCGGCATGACCCGCGGCGTGAAGGACCCGGTTCCCGAGCTGAGCTACTGA
- a CDS encoding 3D domain-containing protein has translation MTMKKRMTSLLRPIGRTAAALAAGAVIWTSASPAFAATDYIAKDGDTFWNLSKQFGVSLDKLMSFNQDVEAANIYAGLTLSIPATDAANAAAGASMKANAAAGGIQLLSKEDGAKQVIAPNGTSYQVAKTLNIKATAYTSAASENGKWGAVDYFGNPLKVGTVAVDPKQIPLGTKLYITGYNYEGLPVGGMIATASDTGGAINGQRIDIFVPGTTAQAQNFGFQYVKVHVLK, from the coding sequence ATGACGATGAAAAAACGGATGACATCCCTGCTGCGCCCGATCGGAAGGACAGCTGCCGCTTTGGCGGCAGGAGCCGTGATCTGGACCAGCGCCTCGCCTGCATTTGCCGCCACGGATTACATCGCCAAGGACGGCGATACGTTCTGGAACCTGTCGAAGCAATTCGGCGTTTCGCTGGACAAGCTGATGTCGTTCAACCAAGATGTCGAGGCTGCGAACATCTATGCCGGACTTACGCTCTCGATCCCTGCGACCGACGCGGCCAATGCGGCCGCCGGAGCCTCGATGAAGGCCAATGCGGCTGCCGGAGGCATCCAGCTGCTCTCCAAGGAAGACGGAGCCAAGCAAGTGATCGCGCCCAACGGAACCTCCTACCAGGTAGCGAAAACGTTGAACATCAAAGCGACGGCCTATACGTCGGCCGCATCGGAGAACGGCAAGTGGGGAGCAGTCGACTACTTCGGCAACCCGCTCAAGGTCGGAACGGTCGCCGTTGATCCGAAGCAGATTCCGCTCGGAACGAAGCTCTACATTACGGGCTACAATTACGAAGGCCTTCCGGTCGGAGGCATGATTGCGACGGCTTCGGATACCGGCGGCGCCATCAACGGCCAGCGCATCGACATCTTCGTGCCGGGAACGACGGCGCAAGCCCAGAACTTCGGCTTCCAATATGTCAAGGTTCATGTACTGAAATAG
- a CDS encoding CAP domain-containing protein, whose product MNKRTFLAITVAAGVAFSGTAGYAGTAQAAAAKPAYQTYTLQQMLSSYGVDFEDLLNKLQQGGFIVKQPAPTATPATPAPTAPVKTPAPTATPAPVKTPAPTAPVKTPAPTATPAPTVKPTPTPAPETNPGSGQQGASDTSTYAQQVITIVNQERAKQGLGALASDTQLTKVALDKAKDMYVNNYFSHTSPTYGSPFDMMKAYGVTYNYAGENIAKGQRTPQEVMTAWMNSEGHKANILKSNFTKIGVAYYNGVWVQEFKG is encoded by the coding sequence GTGAACAAACGCACTTTTCTTGCGATAACAGTAGCAGCAGGCGTCGCCTTTTCCGGTACGGCCGGTTATGCAGGCACAGCCCAGGCGGCGGCAGCCAAGCCCGCTTATCAAACCTATACCCTTCAGCAAATGCTCAGCTCGTACGGAGTAGACTTCGAGGATCTTCTGAATAAACTGCAGCAAGGCGGCTTCATCGTGAAGCAGCCGGCGCCTACGGCCACCCCGGCCACCCCGGCGCCTACGGCACCGGTCAAGACTCCAGCGCCTACGGCCACCCCGGCGCCGGTCAAGACTCCAGCGCCTACGGCGCCGGTCAAAACGCCGGCACCGACGGCAACGCCGGCTCCTACCGTGAAGCCGACTCCGACTCCGGCTCCTGAAACGAACCCGGGATCCGGCCAGCAGGGAGCGAGCGATACGTCCACTTATGCGCAGCAGGTCATCACCATCGTGAACCAGGAGCGCGCCAAGCAAGGCCTCGGAGCTCTTGCGAGCGACACGCAGCTGACGAAGGTCGCGCTCGACAAAGCCAAGGACATGTACGTGAACAACTACTTCTCCCACACGTCGCCTACGTACGGCTCCCCGTTCGATATGATGAAGGCTTACGGAGTCACGTACAACTACGCGGGTGAGAACATCGCCAAAGGACAGCGCACGCCTCAAGAGGTCATGACCGCATGGATGAACAGCGAAGGCCATAAGGCGAACATCCTGAAGTCGAACTTCACCAAAATCGGCGTGGCTTATTACAACGGCGTCTGGGTTCAAGAATTCAAAGGCTGA
- a CDS encoding methyl-accepting chemotaxis protein — protein sequence MEWYNSLSVKSRIRYALYGMVVAFSLVSLVFALVAGSALWPVLVTIAVCAAAAFPLSQVIERSLMGSIEEMTAVAYRIAKGDFTQKVDASGSSLGELGHSFNSMIEKLRDILVDTSKISRTVGETSTGIFEKNRQVKNVMEQVASSAGELATGANEISGEVGDMTDSIRDIELKVSAYAESSRLMNERLEAAMRLVEKGRHSVETQAEGTRRTEEAATQVSAAISKLSEAAVGISSITRTISDLAEQTNLLSLNASIEAARAGEHGLGFAVVAQEVRKLAEESTASTKEVFHLVKGIEQGVKEAASNMKINEQAVQLQSEMIKETEEIFSQIVSSVQFISEQIHTFSKESESMQESARLISSAIQNISAITQQSAAGTEQVSAAMNEQIEAIQTVVEETGRMQQMASQLQRTIQVFKV from the coding sequence ATGGAATGGTACAATTCTCTTTCCGTCAAAAGCAGAATCCGGTACGCCCTGTACGGCATGGTCGTTGCATTCAGTCTTGTAAGCCTTGTATTCGCGCTGGTTGCCGGTTCGGCCTTGTGGCCGGTCCTCGTCACGATCGCCGTCTGCGCAGCCGCCGCATTTCCGCTCTCCCAGGTCATCGAGCGCTCGCTGATGGGCTCCATCGAAGAGATGACCGCCGTCGCCTATCGCATCGCGAAGGGAGACTTCACGCAGAAGGTCGACGCCTCCGGCTCCTCTCTCGGCGAGCTCGGCCACTCCTTCAACAGCATGATCGAAAAGCTCCGGGACATTCTTGTCGACACCTCCAAGATCAGCCGCACGGTCGGGGAGACGAGCACCGGCATCTTCGAGAAGAACCGCCAGGTCAAGAACGTCATGGAGCAAGTGGCCTCGTCGGCAGGCGAGCTTGCGACCGGAGCCAACGAAATCTCCGGCGAAGTCGGGGACATGACGGATTCCATCCGCGACATCGAATTGAAGGTTTCCGCCTATGCGGAATCGAGCCGCCTGATGAACGAGCGCTTGGAAGCCGCGATGCGTCTGGTCGAGAAGGGACGTCACTCCGTCGAGACCCAGGCGGAAGGAACCCGCCGGACGGAAGAGGCGGCGACCCAGGTATCGGCGGCCATCAGCAAGCTCTCCGAAGCAGCCGTAGGCATCTCCTCCATTACGAGGACGATATCGGATCTGGCGGAGCAGACCAACCTGCTGTCCCTCAATGCTTCTATTGAAGCGGCGCGAGCCGGAGAGCACGGGCTCGGCTTCGCGGTCGTCGCCCAGGAAGTGCGCAAGCTGGCCGAGGAATCGACCGCTTCGACCAAGGAAGTCTTCCACCTCGTCAAAGGAATCGAGCAAGGCGTAAAGGAAGCGGCCTCGAACATGAAGATCAACGAGCAGGCCGTCCAGCTTCAATCCGAGATGATCAAGGAAACGGAAGAGATCTTCAGCCAGATCGTCTCCAGCGTGCAGTTCATATCCGAACAGATCCATACCTTCTCCAAAGAAAGCGAGAGCATGCAGGAAAGCGCTCGCCTGATTTCTTCGGCCATCCAGAACATATCCGCCATCACGCAGCAATCCGCGGCCGGAACCGAGCAAGTATCCGCCGCGATGAACGAGCAGATCGAAGCCATTCAGACCGTCGTCGAGGAAACCGGACGGATGCAGCAGATGGCGTCCCAGCTTCAGCGGACGATTCAAGTGTTCAAGGTATAG
- a CDS encoding polysaccharide deacetylase family protein has product MKRSKSRLDAFRKMRPIARPAAACLVMAAALLMQAPASADGSMSSSAGTKAAAAWTAGAGSSLSHPDPSSKKSKQRRAAISWAALSSRYPGAFATRGPASPKRAALTFDDVPDNYYTPRVLDILAREHVRATFFLVGQRAAAHPDMVQRIRMEGHAVGSHSYNHTSYARLSLEEFISQIRRTDKILLPQLGFTPRFMRPPYGEIKPEQLGWAQGHGYFVVNWNVDTEDWKGLGADAIIRNVKRTLVPGSIILQHAGGGTGEDLSGTLDALPRIIAMLRQKGYELVTVPELLGESEAVEEFRLYD; this is encoded by the coding sequence TTGAAGCGCAGTAAAAGCCGCTTGGACGCGTTCCGCAAGATGCGGCCGATTGCACGGCCTGCGGCCGCATGCCTCGTCATGGCGGCTGCTCTGCTGATGCAGGCGCCGGCTTCGGCCGACGGCAGCATGTCCTCCTCGGCAGGGACCAAGGCCGCCGCTGCATGGACAGCAGGCGCCGGATCCAGCCTCTCCCATCCTGATCCATCGTCCAAGAAGTCGAAGCAGCGGCGCGCCGCCATATCGTGGGCGGCCCTGTCCAGCCGTTATCCGGGAGCCTTCGCCACAAGAGGACCGGCTTCTCCGAAGCGTGCCGCGCTTACTTTCGACGACGTGCCCGACAACTATTATACGCCTCGCGTGCTCGACATTCTGGCCAGAGAGCATGTCAGAGCGACCTTTTTCCTGGTCGGACAGCGCGCCGCCGCCCACCCGGATATGGTGCAGCGGATCCGGATGGAAGGCCATGCGGTCGGAAGCCATTCCTACAATCACACTTCTTATGCCCGCCTCTCCTTGGAGGAGTTCATTTCGCAGATCCGACGCACGGATAAAATCCTGCTCCCCCAGCTCGGCTTCACTCCCCGCTTCATGCGTCCGCCTTACGGAGAGATCAAGCCGGAGCAGCTCGGCTGGGCGCAGGGACACGGGTACTTCGTCGTGAACTGGAACGTGGACACCGAGGACTGGAAGGGGCTGGGCGCCGATGCCATCATCCGCAATGTGAAGCGCACTCTCGTGCCCGGAAGCATCATCCTGCAGCATGCCGGAGGCGGAACCGGAGAGGATTTGAGCGGAACGCTGGATGCGCTGCCCCGCATCATCGCCATGCTGCGCCAGAAGGGATACGAATTGGTGACCGTGCCCGAGCTGCTCGGCGAATCGGAGGCTGTAGAGGAATTCAGGCTGTACGATTGA
- a CDS encoding copper amine oxidase N-terminal domain-containing protein, which produces MKRTGRKAAAYAAAAALLVMGTGAGSAAAAAAKPAAAAAQAAAAAAQAVVKAESIGAKLVVDGKLQKLKEGNYILMAGGRVYVPLRVAAAALECRVEWDSKSRSVSLWTPTARQQQAAEGKAGTVYTVPSAPAGYKLSLTDAKASFYADGKAAVLPKDQRAYIAAGTIYVPLRFLAELSGAAVQWTSSSQLIELSLPAAGGAGGSSEGGLSGPGEGSSGASPDNPGSAAGSPESPPASGGSPGGVPAPAVPGTGAPGTPSVPDPGPSVPTPTPTVPPGTGNPPVTAPPAPTPAPQPSVPQKDIQNAAEDKLNSLLVQCQNRLMDAAFRYMQSGSAEAKSKIRAEGEAALADCDRSFETILTDTKTKLEAGGYSTAILATYRNMYEEQKAIGVKMLDNMMQKP; this is translated from the coding sequence ATGAAACGGACAGGGAGAAAAGCGGCGGCTTATGCCGCGGCAGCGGCTCTGCTGGTCATGGGGACAGGAGCAGGCAGCGCGGCAGCGGCAGCTGCGAAGCCGGCTGCAGCGGCGGCTCAGGCGGCTGCAGCGGCCGCTCAGGCGGTCGTGAAGGCGGAATCCATCGGAGCGAAGCTGGTCGTCGACGGCAAGCTGCAGAAGCTGAAGGAAGGAAATTATATTTTAATGGCAGGAGGCAGGGTCTACGTTCCGCTTCGTGTCGCGGCAGCAGCGCTCGAATGCAGGGTGGAATGGGATTCCAAGTCCCGGAGCGTGTCGCTGTGGACGCCGACCGCGCGCCAGCAGCAAGCTGCGGAGGGAAAGGCCGGGACGGTCTACACGGTCCCCTCGGCTCCAGCCGGCTATAAGCTCAGCCTGACGGATGCGAAGGCATCGTTCTACGCCGACGGCAAGGCGGCTGTATTGCCTAAGGACCAGCGAGCCTATATAGCCGCGGGCACGATCTATGTTCCGCTGCGTTTTCTGGCGGAGCTGTCGGGCGCGGCCGTCCAATGGACCTCCTCGAGCCAGCTGATCGAATTGTCGCTGCCGGCCGCAGGCGGGGCGGGCGGCAGCTCGGAAGGCGGCCTCAGCGGCCCTGGCGAAGGCTCCTCCGGAGCTTCTCCGGACAACCCCGGCTCGGCTGCGGGGAGTCCGGAGTCTCCTCCGGCATCCGGAGGCTCGCCGGGAGGCGTTCCGGCTCCGGCAGTTCCGGGGACTGGAGCTCCGGGAACGCCGTCTGTTCCCGATCCCGGTCCTTCTGTGCCGACACCAACTCCAACGGTACCGCCGGGTACCGGCAATCCGCCGGTGACCGCGCCTCCTGCGCCGACTCCCGCGCCGCAGCCTTCCGTACCGCAGAAGGATATCCAGAATGCGGCGGAGGACAAGCTCAACAGCCTCCTGGTGCAGTGTCAGAACAGGCTGATGGATGCCGCGTTCCGGTACATGCAGTCCGGCAGCGCGGAGGCGAAAAGCAAGATCCGCGCGGAAGGGGAAGCGGCGCTGGCCGATTGCGACCGCAGCTTCGAGACCATTTTGACGGACACGAAAACCAAGCTGGAAGCAGGCGGGTATTCCACAGCGATTCTCGCTACTTACCGGAACATGTACGAGGAGCAGAAGGCGATCGGGGTGAAAATGCTCGACAACATGATGCAGAAGCCTTGA
- a CDS encoding helix-turn-helix transcriptional regulator has translation MFAKRLKQLRKKRKLTMQEVADYVGVAKSTYAGYESGYRQPTLESIHTIARRLQTTSDYLLGLTDFSEPAEPTSNAREWLNLQQLHWDGIPLETEDVDLIRLLIERVVRERSLRKDETGNG, from the coding sequence ATGTTCGCGAAACGACTGAAGCAGCTGCGCAAGAAGAGAAAGCTGACCATGCAGGAAGTAGCCGATTACGTCGGCGTAGCCAAGAGCACTTATGCGGGTTATGAATCCGGCTACCGCCAGCCTACGCTTGAATCCATCCACACCATCGCCCGGCGGCTGCAGACGACATCCGACTACTTGCTTGGACTGACCGATTTCTCGGAGCCTGCGGAACCGACCAGCAACGCCCGTGAATGGCTCAATCTCCAGCAGCTTCACTGGGACGGCATTCCTCTCGAGACCGAGGACGTCGATCTGATCCGCCTTCTCATTGAACGAGTCGTAAGGGAACGCAGCTTGCGAAAAGACGAAACCGGCAATGGCTGA
- a CDS encoding S-layer homology domain-containing protein, with product MTWKRKMTLSTLAAVLASGAAAAVPPRPATHAGLIGHAYAAGSLPQPGTIDQALAQLYALHAALLAGDPADYRDVLNFREELRSLDPAAEFAIAAPVWDKIQPKLAATEDLEFIKSNLFLLMRDTIALLYAPQASDLQAIRSNADYRRALAPIVRAGGVDDLTMDEVVEFMYGNGADKRGVEGTIREFVSRLSQPELMQLLFMPEKRNELMLRVLTDMLGRTGDYAFSRMLQAYGITGADLVKVLGNAQERLQLEKPAGTALLVALMRMTSSELVKVGNGGRMHQYSLLLNGIAAPEGAIRWYKIEGDADVRVFVNGLVTIPDDSAAGSALLQAKLINPYGGPEKVVFEKRITLTGESGATPSPSPDPGASPTPGTSPDPGASPTPGPGTSPSPDPGASPTPGPGTSPSPSPDPGASPTPVPTPTPDPGTGGGFPGFPGFPGGGFPGGGTPGSGSGSGSESGNAGPGSIAERIRSIVEHYIARIEAIRRELAASPTPAQRIALIREAFKAAQEALDAIAKINLTAQEPDSAGLSGIKWDSADALSSLAAVSEAAVSVKSALDGLDGSGSGLAQKLRVSVQLDAGSAGSSWSLEVPQEALTAAQTSGIQYIGLAGGGAQVSVPVDGHSGDLHISLTHEADSEVRKATHLPLASGGYSFKVRQNGQASAAAAKPLRLSLPVSADSAGSDLLGLVRIRAGRAVDFQSGTVSSVYEADVLDSAAVYAVVENKVEFSDLAKVKWAEASIQGIAAKGIMTGVAAGTFDPSRSITRAEIAKMIVRAFNLEGSSADIAFKDVKATDWFAPYVAAAVASGITNGRSSDSFAPNAPVSRQELAVMVTRAMQAAGGYPALTDPDAALADFRDQAAVAASLRPGVALAAQLGIVGSGGVLQPAKPASRAEAAVILYRTLKQLQS from the coding sequence ATGACATGGAAAAGAAAAATGACGTTGTCCACACTGGCCGCCGTCCTGGCGTCAGGCGCTGCTGCGGCTGTTCCCCCACGTCCGGCAACCCATGCCGGGCTGATCGGCCATGCCTATGCGGCCGGCAGCCTGCCGCAGCCCGGCACGATCGACCAGGCGCTGGCCCAGTTGTATGCGCTTCACGCCGCTCTTCTGGCCGGAGATCCGGCCGATTACCGGGATGTGCTGAATTTCCGCGAGGAGCTTCGCTCCCTCGATCCTGCGGCGGAGTTCGCCATTGCGGCTCCGGTATGGGACAAGATCCAGCCGAAGCTGGCGGCGACCGAGGATCTGGAATTCATCAAGAGCAATCTGTTCCTGCTCATGCGGGATACGATAGCGCTGCTGTACGCGCCGCAGGCATCCGATCTTCAGGCGATCCGCTCCAATGCGGATTACCGCCGTGCGCTCGCGCCCATCGTCCGCGCAGGCGGAGTCGACGACCTCACGATGGACGAGGTGGTCGAATTCATGTATGGGAACGGCGCGGACAAGCGCGGCGTCGAGGGCACGATCCGGGAGTTCGTGTCCCGCCTGAGCCAGCCTGAGCTGATGCAGCTGCTGTTCATGCCGGAGAAGCGCAACGAGCTCATGCTCCGGGTGCTGACGGACATGCTCGGCCGTACGGGCGACTATGCGTTCAGCCGCATGCTGCAGGCCTACGGCATTACGGGCGCGGATCTGGTGAAGGTGCTGGGCAATGCCCAGGAGCGGCTGCAGCTGGAAAAGCCTGCGGGAACGGCGCTGCTCGTCGCGCTCATGAGGATGACGAGCTCTGAGCTCGTCAAGGTCGGCAATGGCGGGCGCATGCATCAGTATTCGCTGCTGCTGAACGGCATCGCCGCTCCGGAGGGAGCGATCCGCTGGTATAAAATCGAAGGCGATGCCGATGTGCGGGTTTTCGTGAACGGGCTGGTCACCATTCCGGACGACTCGGCTGCGGGAAGCGCGCTTCTTCAGGCGAAGCTGATCAATCCTTACGGCGGACCGGAGAAGGTCGTGTTCGAGAAAAGAATTACGCTGACGGGGGAATCGGGGGCGACGCCGAGTCCGAGTCCGGATCCTGGAGCTAGTCCGACGCCGGGAACGAGCCCGGATCCAGGGGCAAGCCCGACGCCGGGCCCGGGAACGAGCCCAAGCCCGGATCCTGGAGCAAGCCCGACGCCGGGCCCGGGAACGAGCCCAAGCCCAAGCCCGGATCCTGGAGCCAGTCCGACACCGGTTCCGACGCCGACGCCGGATCCTGGAACCGGCGGAGGCTTCCCTGGATTCCCGGGCTTTCCGGGAGGAGGCTTCCCGGGCGGAGGAACGCCGGGCAGCGGCAGCGGATCCGGCTCCGAATCGGGTAACGCCGGTCCGGGAAGCATCGCCGAGCGGATCCGCTCGATCGTCGAGCACTATATCGCCCGGATCGAGGCGATCCGCAGGGAGCTGGCCGCTTCTCCGACGCCGGCGCAGCGGATCGCGCTCATCCGCGAGGCGTTCAAGGCTGCCCAGGAAGCGCTGGATGCGATCGCCAAGATCAATCTGACGGCGCAGGAGCCGGACTCGGCCGGCCTATCCGGCATCAAGTGGGATTCCGCCGATGCCCTGTCCAGCCTTGCGGCCGTGTCCGAAGCGGCGGTTTCGGTCAAGAGCGCGCTGGACGGACTGGATGGATCCGGCTCCGGCCTGGCCCAGAAGCTGCGCGTCAGCGTCCAGCTCGATGCCGGATCGGCAGGCAGCAGCTGGTCGCTGGAAGTTCCCCAGGAAGCATTGACCGCTGCGCAGACATCCGGCATCCAGTACATCGGACTGGCCGGCGGAGGCGCGCAAGTGTCCGTTCCCGTAGACGGGCACAGCGGCGACCTCCATATCAGCCTGACCCACGAGGCTGACAGCGAAGTCCGGAAGGCGACCCATCTTCCGCTCGCCTCGGGCGGATATTCGTTCAAGGTCCGCCAGAATGGACAGGCTTCCGCAGCGGCCGCCAAGCCGCTCCGGCTCTCCTTGCCGGTATCGGCGGACAGCGCGGGCAGCGACCTGCTCGGGCTCGTGAGGATCCGTGCGGGACGCGCGGTCGATTTCCAGTCCGGCACGGTATCCTCGGTATACGAGGCGGATGTGCTGGACTCGGCGGCGGTTTATGCCGTCGTGGAGAACAAAGTGGAGTTCTCCGACTTGGCGAAGGTCAAATGGGCGGAAGCGTCCATCCAGGGCATTGCCGCCAAAGGAATCATGACCGGCGTAGCTGCCGGCACGTTCGACCCGTCCCGGTCGATTACGAGGGCGGAGATCGCCAAGATGATCGTCCGAGCCTTCAATCTGGAAGGATCGTCGGCTGATATCGCGTTCAAGGACGTGAAGGCGACCGACTGGTTCGCTCCATACGTGGCTGCTGCCGTCGCAAGCGGCATTACGAACGGACGGAGCAGCGACAGCTTCGCGCCCAACGCCCCGGTCAGCAGGCAGGAGCTGGCTGTGATGGTGACGAGGGCGATGCAGGCGGCAGGCGGCTATCCGGCTCTGACGGACCCGGATGCGGCGCTGGCCGACTTCAGAGACCAGGCAGCGGTAGCGGCTTCCTTGCGGCCGGGCGTCGCTCTCGCCGCACAGCTCGGCATCGTCGGAAGCGGCGGCGTTCTCCAGCCGGCGAAGCCGGCATCAAGAGCCGAGGCCGCCGTCATTCTCTACCGGACGCTGAAGCAGCTTCAATCCTGA
- a CDS encoding HNH endonuclease, with protein MDTKQCAACGRDKPEGAFPKRTGRNGRRGTCRACQRRRKRGADESGSAMQAPPAPLIPPSRPAPSPPIAMAPSVEAFAPSEASSAAAEQAGGLVKRKRKRRRRRKTRKAAVAAHSHTPGTRLPFKAIKPFKGSFTYDPSLLNDRGTGMIQLRGRRESGKRWHTEIDRDIAVRMVQEGAAGILHPRLIHKLYTKSDFRLLILQRDNYVCHYCGRFGDTIDHVFPKSKGGLSTPANCVCACSECNLKKADTLPDYL; from the coding sequence ATGGACACCAAACAATGCGCCGCGTGCGGCCGCGATAAACCCGAGGGGGCCTTTCCCAAACGCACCGGCCGAAACGGCAGAAGGGGCACTTGCCGCGCTTGCCAGCGCCGGCGCAAGCGCGGAGCCGACGAGAGCGGCAGCGCCATGCAGGCGCCTCCCGCTCCGCTCATTCCGCCATCCCGGCCGGCGCCGTCTCCCCCGATCGCGATGGCTCCCTCCGTGGAGGCCTTTGCTCCGTCGGAGGCGTCTTCCGCGGCGGCGGAGCAGGCAGGCGGGCTGGTCAAGCGCAAGCGCAAGCGGCGCCGGCGGCGCAAAACCCGCAAGGCAGCGGTGGCGGCACATTCCCATACGCCCGGAACACGTCTGCCGTTCAAAGCGATCAAGCCGTTCAAAGGCTCGTTCACGTACGATCCTTCCCTGCTGAACGATCGGGGCACCGGAATGATCCAGCTTCGAGGCCGGCGCGAAAGCGGCAAGCGATGGCATACGGAGATCGACCGCGATATCGCCGTGCGCATGGTGCAGGAGGGAGCAGCCGGCATTCTCCATCCGAGGCTGATCCACAAGCTCTATACGAAGAGCGATTTCAGGCTGCTCATCCTCCAGAGGGACAACTATGTCTGCCACTATTGCGGCCGTTTTGGCGATACGATCGACCATGTTTTTCCGAAGTCGAAGGGCGGCCTCAGCACCCCGGCCAACTGCGTGTGCGCCTGCTCCGAATGCAATCTCAAAAAAGCGGACACGCTCCCCGATTATCTCTGA